In Malassezia vespertilionis chromosome 4, complete sequence, the DNA window TAACGATATGGGGCTGGACTGGCTGCTGGAAACGCCGCTCCTTGCACCAACAACGTCGGCGCTTGATGCCTCGTCCGTGCTGCATTCATCGCCGGCCATGATGCTGGAATCGCCCGAGCACGGCACATCCATTACGTACAGCCTGAGCCCCGTCCCAGACGAGCATGAACACAGCTGCGCGGAGCCGTTCCTCGACGCATTCTCCCTCGAGCACACCGAGTGTGCACAGATGATACCCGCGCATCTGCACTCTGTGTCACCCAAGacacatgcgccgcacgagcCATGGGCGGTGGAAGGGGAAATCCAGATCCCGAGTATGACTCCTAATGAATCATGGGAATACGGCTGTAGCATAGCAAACGCTCGAGAAGTTGTGTCAGGCTGGATGAGCGGAAATCAAGGCGTTATGCTAGAATGCCATGGAAAAGCTGGCGTCTCTTCGTGGGCTTCGCATACTTGATCGGTCCTGTTTTGCTTCCTTGTTCCGTGTTTGATATATCCAAAGTTTTGTCCATTTCACTTTCTCATGTCATACATATCCCAGTCTGCCTCGAAAATTTAACTAACGCGCATGGCTCTGGAGACACCGGCGCAGGTATGCTTTCCGCGTGACGCTTACCTGCTGAATTTGTGGAATTGACACATTTTGCCAACATTGTAGTGGAGGGGTGAAGATCTGTTTAAGGGGCGACAGCGCACTGCGAATTGATTGAGTTACACTGTAAGATGCCCTGCACTACGGAAGATGCCTTGCACTACGGATGGCTAGCGCTACGGATGGCTAGCGCTACGGATGGCTAGCGCTACAGATGGCTAGCGCTATGGCTAGCTCTGTGGATACCATGGACTGTAGATGACTAGTAGCGTTGGATGTCTCGCACTCCAGAGTATCCTGCGCGATACCACACCACTTGCCAAACTGATCGACATACAATTTCCTAAAAGTAAAGACTACATAACTACCAAGGTTGTTTTGGCacagccgctgcgcaaaatacAGGTGCAACACTGTTGGTGACTACCGTTATACAACGCGCACGGGGTTCGATTTCAAGCACATTAAGTCCGCGCTCGCATTGGGGCAAATTTGGTGCATGCCAATGCTGCTGCAGACGACAAATGCCATGTATGTCATATCGCTGAGCTttccgctgcgcatgccagtcgcgcgcagcagcttgtacgtgcttgcgcgtgcctgTGTAACTTGACCCAACTTCTCAACGCTGTTGGATGCTACTTAGCCCGTGTTAAACAAGATTCGCGAATGATACACAAGCACAGTACGTAATCCTTATGCACAACTCATGCTTCTTCCAATTGTGTACTATTGAATTTAGCATATACGCGCGTAATTTTAGAAATAAAAACGGTTGGATATAATAAGCAAAACGTCTATACTTACAAGTATTGATTCGTGCATTCTGATAGACATTTGATCATTACTCAACCTTAATGCATAGCGTACGAATATTCCACAAATAGGAATGCGGACTGTGCTTACGGCATGCACACGGGCGTATAGAGTTTTGGGTAGtgtccgcgccgctgcgtgccatGGCACTTGGGACCAAATTTCCCATAAAAGCGTGGCAGAGACACATTTCAACTTCACCCCACCCCAACTCTCAACCCGGCTAAAAGGCGCTGGCCTCCTTTTGCACTCGTTTTCTTCAACACATTCAACAATGTACTCCGCTGGCTTTCTCCGCTGGCTGACGTTCGCGCTAGTGGCGATCCTGCCGCTCGTATCTGCGCTTGGTCTCGCTCCGTACCCTGCGGACGACCCCTTCTACTACCCCGGTAATGGCTGGCAGAATGCCAAGCCTGGTCAGATTCTCAAGCAACGCAAGATTCAAGCTGCTAGTGTCGGTTTGTTGCACTTGAACGTGCTGGACGCGTACCAAATGCTGTACCGTTCGAACTCCAACACTGCACACACTCCGTCGTACTCTGTTACCACcgtgcttgtgccgcacggTGCCAAGAAGGATCACATGGTCGTGATTTCGTCTCCTGAAAATGCCAACGCTGGCAAGTGTGCTCCTTCGTACGCTTTCCGCTACACTGGTGTCCTCGAGCTCACCAACTTTGAGCCGCGCTGGGAGCAGATGATTTACACTCTCTTCCTCGAAGAGGGATGGGTTGTCAACGCCCCTGACCACGAGGGCCCTGCTTCTGCCTTTGCTGCTGGTCGCCTTGGTGGCCACCTTCTTCTCGACAGTATCCGTGCCACCCTTAACCACAAGGGAATTGGCATGGCCAAGAACGCTATGATCATTGGTCACGGTTACTCGGGTGGCTCTATCCCGACTGGTTGGGCTGCTAGCTTGATGCCCCACTATGCTCCCGAGCTCAACATTGTTGGCTGGTCGCTTGGTGGTACTGCTTCGGACCCTGGTATGACTCTTCAGTACCTCGACGGTCAGGCCACggctgcgcttgtgcttTGCGGTGCCGTTGGTCTTATTGATGGCTACCACGACGAACTTTACGACCTGTTTGACCAGCAAATCTGGACCGACActgccaagcgcgctgTCGACATTGCCCACAATGCTTGCATTTACGAGATGGTATTCCGCTTCATTGGTGAGAAGATCCAGTCGCCCAAGTACATCAAGGGTGGCCACAACTTGTCTTCGTTCCCCCAGGTGCAGTCTATTCTTAACTCGCTCATTTTGGGCAGGGACCCCAAGTTTGTGCCCAAGCAGCCCGTGAACATGTTCCACGCTGCATATGACGAGGAGATTGTCTGGTACCAGGCCAACAACACTGCCGTCAACTGGTGCAACCAGGGCGCCAACATCCGCTTCCTCACGGAGACTTCGCGTGATCTTAACCACGTTTCTACCTACCTCCTTAACGTTCCCTACATTATCCAGTACATGCGCGACCGCTTTTTGGGCAAGGACTTTTATGGCGGTGGTTGCCAGTTTGACACGCTTGAATCGGACCCCTTGTTTGACGTGTCGATTCTCGGCGAGCGCTTCCGCGAGGCTCTTCAGGCCATTCtcgacttgctcggcaaggagaTTGGCCCTGGCGACAGTATCATTAACGGCAAGATTCGCAACAAGCAAAACCCCAACAGGGAGGGTCTTGTGCACATCAAGGGTCTCGATTCGCGCGTTGTCTCCCCCGGTGAGGGTGGTAACGACACGCCTGCTTCCAAGGCCGTTCGCAAGACGAACCAACCTAGTGACCATGATCAGGACGTTGGTAACACAAACCAACAGAAGTCGAGCATTCCTCAGACCAACGACACTGCGAATGCTGCCAAGAACGCATTCCACGGCACTGGCAACAAAAAGTCCAGAAAGAATAGCCAGCACTCTGCAGCTCATGGAGCTGCTAAGAGCAGCAGCTCTTAATCGCACTACTTTTGCAACTTCCACAAGCGTGCAAAAGTAGGGGAAACACGGTGCGTAAAGCCTATGTGTACCTCTTTGCTTGCGTCGCGGGACACTTGAGCTGGTATTATGTCTGGGGCGGTATGCGAACGGACGTTTCGTTAAATAGCATGAATTACATTTACATCTATTTTCCTTGTGTAGCAGCAGCGTAGTGCGCTGTCAATAGTGGCAACTGCTCTATGCAGCGATTTGCTGCAATTCACACACTTCTGACTTGTTTGTTTTAAATCAATATTTTCGCGAGTCCGGCATGCTGCTCGTGTTCTACTAATCAGAAAGCAATAAGAACTATCATAAGCGCCATCAGAACATAGCAAAACACAGCTCTTCCAAACAACAACATGCAAGCATCGCCGCCAAACAGGCACAACATCCGCCAGCTGCACCGGaaccgccgccgccctgGGGTCGCTGGATGTACACCTTGTTGTTAGTTGCCCCGCAATTATACGTACcggctgctgctgctgcggaGGAGGATAGTAACCCTGCTGCGGAGGAGGGTAGCCTTGCGGAGCACCGCCATAGCCCTGTtgaggcgcgccgccgtaAGCCTGCTGCGGCGGAGGAGGCTAAACATAAGTCGCTATATCGTTACGCACATAGTAGCCGCCCTGCTGTCCGGGCTGCGGACTACTGAATCCTCCACCAGGAGGTGGCCCTGCAGGTGGTGCATACGACGCCTTTCCGCCCCCGTAATAATCTTTTGCAGACATGATAACCGTTACGGGCCAAGAcgcgacgagcgccgcaagaaaCTGCATTCCAAGGCCTAGTAGGTCCAGATACATAGCCACGTGCACACGCGACCGTTGCCCAAGCCTTACCATGgacgacgcagacgcagacggcgcttcgcgcacacgcaATGTATCATTCAGTCCTACGAAAGACTATTTTGAGCCGGATGAGCGCGGAGTGGGCCAGCCACCGgcaaaagcgccgccggTCAAATCTGCTTTGAAACGGCGCAACCAACCGAgcctgccgccgccggcacTGTACCAACATGCCGACCCTCTTTTGCGAAGGCTGCGCCTCTATGATGGGTACGCGCGCCCGGTGAATTTAAAAGAAGCGTTCCGGGATACTGAGCTTGTCATGTTCTTGTTTGGGAGCCAGTGGGGTGCGGATGCCAGCAAAGGGACGAGCTCGCTTGTGGCGGATCTTTGCCGCGAGTATGTGCACAAACTAAAAGTTATCTACATCAGCGTCGATACAGATAAGAAGCTCTACGATCAGGCGACGTATAATAAGCCTTGGCTCTCCATGGAGTGGCACGACGGCTCGTCGGAGGATGCCGTGAAGGACGCGGATGCCGCCGACGCATCGAACGAGTCGTTCCTGCTGGCGGGCGACGTCGATTTAGACGAGTATGTCGTGCACACGGACAAATCAGGGAACGTGTATGCGCGGCCATTCAGCCGCGTGTACATGGCAGATAAAATGCAGATCCTCATGACGCCGGCCCTCGCAGTATACCACGTTCCCACCCGGAAGTTTTTGGATCGCAACGTGCGCATTTCGCGTCTGCGAATGGGCCGTGCCAAGGAGACAATTGCTGGGTGGCTTGCGGGGAAGCCATCGCTCTCGTTTCATGTGCTTGATGCCGTGTATCTCGCTCCGTGGACGACGGTGCTTGTTGTGCTTGCAATCTTTTATAGCCTGCTCCTCTACTTTGGCGGCGAGCAGTATAATGTGCGCTCCATTGTACAGCAGTTTTTATAGATGAATGCAATAACgaacgagccgcgcattgTGTGCGCTTGTACTTTTTTGCAcccaagtgcggcgcagcgtgtgtAAGAGGCGCTACCAGGGCTATGTACTCTGTAGCGGACATTCCATTTACAATCATGTGCGGTAATCGCCATTGATCGCAACATACTCCTTGCTAAAGTCACACGTCCAAAACACCGCCTCGGCGTCCGCCTCTTTTGCGCTCCAAGATCCGCCCTGCATGTCGACATCCACGCAGATATCCTCGTGGCGAAGGAGCTCCGCCGCATGCGCCTCATCGACCACCAGTGGCGTACCGTTGACAAGCGCggggagcggcgcaatgcccTGCACACCTTCCGGGGCTACAAACGTCACATTTACTTTGTGCGGATCAATCGTCCAGCCCGACTTGCCCGTGAGCGTCGCATACCCTGCGGCACACAGAATCCTGCCCCAGTTTGCatccgcgccgtgcatcgCACACTTGACCAGCGAGGAAGTACTGATTGATGATGCAATCGCATGAGCATCCTCGTAGGaccctgcgccgcgcacgcgcaccTGGACAAACTTCTCCGCGCCCtcgccatcgcgcacaacCAGGTGCGCCATTTCCAAGCACAGCGAGGTGAGCTGCTCGCTAAATTTTGCAAGAAGGGCGGGATGCGACGACTCGCTGATTTCAGCGCCATGCGGAAGCTTGTCGGCGCTGCCTTGGACGGTCGGCGCTTGCCCATTTGCCAGTGCCAGGATCGTGTCGTTGGTACTCATGTCGCCGTCCACACTGATGCAGTTGAACGAAACACGCACGGCTTCTTCCAGGCATTTTTGCAGTGCAGCAGGGGCGATCGGCGCATCCGTAGCTACGAGACCCAGTAGGGTGGCATGCAGGCCCCCAGGCGTCGTCATGTGGGGATGAATCATACCTGCCCCCTTATCGATCGCAAGCATGCTGCATTGCCGATCACCCAGCATAAACTGGCGCGTCCGCAGTTTCGGGAACGTGTCCGTAGTCATGTACGCACGCGCTACATCGAGCCACGCCTCAGGGTTGCTTTGCAGGACCTGGCCATGGACTAGATGGTAAAGGGCACGCCTGATGGTACCCACAGGAAGACGCACGCCAATCACGCCGGTCGAAAGCATGAGCACATCGGATGGCCCTGGCTGCGATGGCTTGCTTGCGGGATTCAGTTCAttgcgcacaagctcgaCAAGTTCCTCAGTGTCCTCCAAACCTTCCTTGCCGGTAACTGCGTTTGCACACCCGCTGTTGGCCAGCACTGCAATCGCGCGTGGACCATTGGGCTGTGCGGCTTGCAGTGCATTCGTCGCATGCACcactggcgctgcttggaaTTTGTTCGTGGTAAATACACCCGCAATCGCGGCCGGCGTGCTTGAAACGACCAACGCAAGGTCTGGTTTCGGTACGCCGCtaagcgctgctgctgggcTTGGACTGATGGCATTCTTAACGCCGGCATACGTGCTCGCGACGAGGTAGCCGCGAGGCAGCGATTTCGCATCGATCGGCACTACGAAACGCTCTGCCTTGCTCAGGGTcgactgcgcgcgcacatgcaAGTGCGCTCTAGCGATCCGCTGAGCAATACAGCATGCCGTGCGCATAATGGAAAATGAAGGGGAAATTGTACTCCACATCACAACTTACGCAAAAGCGTGTTAATAATTATGGGGGGGAGGGGGAGGCTAAAGAGAGAAAACAAGGATTATGCCCAGCGGCCGAGCAGAGCCATAACAGCCACACCGACCCATACTTCAAGCATGTTCAGTGCAACCTTCCACAAGGGCGCCTTCTTCATCTTGTCGCTAAAGATAAAGTCGTGCGCCAACAATTCTACCATACCAGTGTAGATCAAAATGCCGGCAGACAAGGCGTCAAAGATACCTGTAACATAATAGCCCGTCGGCGTGTCTTGCGTATACGTCTTGCGCAAACCAAGACCAATCGCCATACCAACGGGCGTCACAATCGAgtacgcaagcgcgagcaaagAAGGGATAAAGGTGCCGATCGAGGCAGGCATAAACGCAAGACGCGAGCCAAGACCGAGACCCTCAAACAATTGGTGGAACACAATGACAGGAAAGAGCACGACAAAGGTACCGTCGCTGTCTTCACCCGGTTCACCCCTGTACGGGGACGTGGCGAGTGTGAGACCAATAATGACCGAGTGGAAAATGATACCAAACTCGAGGATAAACACACCAATAACCTCGCTCGATGCACCAGCAATGGCCGTCGACTTGTCGATATTCTCTTCTTCGCGGACTGCGTCAATCTTTTTATGAGGTTCAAGGATCGAGAGATCGTCACCGTCAGCACGAATTGCGTTCGACTCAATGATTGGGTTTTCGCGGTTCGCATTGTCGTGGCCCATGGCGTGGTGGTGCAGAGCATCGCCGCGGAGCGAATAGTTGCCATTATTAAACTTGCGGTCAATGTACGCCGATCCAAGACGGTAGGCAAACCATTCACCAACAA includes these proteins:
- a CDS encoding uncharacterized protein (COG:P; EggNog:ENOG503NURW; TransMembrane:8 (o20-41i53-75o95-116i199-220o240-261i273-292o312-333i345-365o)), with translation MADEEDLCLGDKNPVDNIGLRVGAIFIIWFSSLAFTLLPILTKRIPKLTIPSYLYDFARYFGSGVIIATGFVHLLDPALEELGHACLRQSFQDYPMAYCFMFLSMMLIFVGEWFAYRLGSAYIDRKFNNGNYSLRGDALHHHAMGHDNANRENPIIESNAIRADGDDLSILEPHKKIDAVREEENIDKSTAIAGASSEVIGVFILEFGIIFHSVIIGLTLATSPYRGEPGEDSDGTFVVLFPVIVFHQLFEGLGLGSRLAFMPASIGTFIPSLLALAYSIVTPVGMAIGLGLRKTYTQDTPTGYYVTGIFDALSAGILIYTGMVELLAHDFIFSDKMKKAPLWKVALNMLEVWVGVAVMALLGRWA
- a CDS encoding uncharacterized protein (COG:S; EggNog:ENOG503P457; TransMembrane:1 (o261-284i)); translation: MDDADADGASRTRNVSFSPTKDYFEPDERGVGQPPAKAPPVKSALKRRNQPSLPPPALYQHADPLLRRLRLYDGYARPVNLKEAFRDTELVMFLFGSQWGADASKGTSSLVADLCREYVHKLKVIYISVDTDKKLYDQATYNKPWLSMEWHDGSSEDAVKDADAADASNESFLLAGDVDLDEYVVHTDKSGNVYARPFSRVYMADKMQILMTPALAVYHVPTRKFLDRNVRISRLRMGRAKETIAGWLAGKPSLSFHVLDAVYLAPWTTVLVVLAIFYSLLLYFGGEQYNVRSIVQQFL
- a CDS encoding uncharacterized protein (EggNog:ENOG503NVW6; BUSCO:EOG09262528; COG:E; MEROPS:MER0011829) gives rise to the protein MRTACCIAQRIARAHLHVRAQSTLSKAERFVVPIDAKSLPRGYLVASTYAGVKNAISPSPAAALSGVPKPDLALVVSSTPAAIAGVFTTNKFQAAPVVHATNALQAAQPNGPRAIAVLANSGCANAVTGKEGLEDTEELVELVRNELNPASKPSQPGPSDVLMLSTGVIGVRLPVGTIRRALYHLVHGQVLQSNPEAWLDVARAYMTTDTFPKLRTRQFMLGDRQCSMLAIDKGAGMIHPHMTTPGGLHATLLGLVATDAPIAPAALQKCLEEAVRVSFNCISVDGDMSTNDTILALANGQAPTVQGSADKLPHGAEISESSHPALLAKFSEQLTSLCLEMAHLVVRDGEGAEKFVQVRVRGAGSYEDAHAIASSISTSSLVKCAMHGADANWGRILCAAGYATLTGKSGWTIDPHKVNVTFVAPEGVQGIAPLPALVNGTPLVVDEAHAAELLRHEDICVDVDMQGGSWSAKEADAEAVFWTCDFSKEYVAINGDYRT
- a CDS encoding uncharacterized protein (COG:O; EggNog:ENOG503P0JM), which codes for MPLTVPFPSPSWDLLTATHPFTNPCNHPSAQANVKPEVPLPLPANNMPATTEQAWHRHLPVSSPPQPTALYAEPQADINRTHSDDAESLCMDKSDTLSSSSLNPIQLYGCVSPSEKHKPIHCSHGRKAAPNHVKRPCNAFILFRSHAVATSLVPKEVERDHRNISRIISHMWRSLDPEERKQWENQAELEKERHRRAHPDYKYKPSSRRAHIPRRNIRRRSSTERQCEQIADIILKSYGRSGVKQHCANACIRSATGHAIAESERGRDMTKACHVMPRRSLSSDSAMAILNHTPWEMDPCLWPPNSPSLCVPSCIPSMPRRSLSAPPIQRGIVEMRDAINSNDMGLDWLLETPLLAPTTSALDASSVLHSSPAMMLESPEHGTSITYSLSPVPDEHEHSCAEPFLDAFSLEHTECAQMIPAHLHSVSPKTHAPHEPWAVEGEIQIPMAILPLVSALGLAPYPADDPFYYPGNGWQNAKPGQILKQRKIQAASVGLLHLNVLDAYQMLYRSNSNTAHTPSYSVTTVLVPHGAKKDHMVVISSPENANAGKCAPSYAFRYTGVLELTNFEPRWEQMIYTLFLEEGWVVNAPDHEGPASAFAAGRLGGHLLLDSIRATLNHKGIGMAKNAMIIGHGYSGGSIPTGWAASLMPHYAPELNIVGWSLGGTASDPGMTLQYLDGQATAALVLCGAVGLIDGYHDELYDLFDQQIWTDTAKRAVDIAHNACIYEMVFRFIGEKIQSPKYIKGGHNLSSFPQVQSILNSLILGRDPKFVPKQPVNMFHAAYDEEIVWYQANNTAVNWCNQGANIRFLTETSRDLNHVSTYLLNVPYIIQYMRDRFLGKDFYGGGCQFDTLESDPLFDVSILGERFREALQAILDLLGKEIGPGDSIINGKIRNKQNPNREGLVHIKGLDSRVVSPGEGGNDTPASKAVRKTNQPSDHDQDVGNTNQQKSSIPQTNDTANAAKNAFHGTGNKKSRKNSQHSAAHGAAKSSSS